The sequence GCATATGCCTCTTCAGGTGTTTCGGTCCATTCAAGGATCTTTTTCCCCCAGTACATTCGCAGGTATCCATGCAGATAGCCGGTCCGAATCATCGAGAGTTGCATCGCATTCCAAGCCGTATCATGAGTCCTGCACTGCTCAAAATCTGCCAGTGTGTATGAATACTCCCGTGAATCCATCCGGTGTTTCCCAAGGGTCTTCCTCGTCCATTCCGGAAGGCCATCATAATGATCATAGCGGGGATTATACCAGACAAAATTATGTGATAACTCCCTCCGAACGATGAGTTGTTCCAGGAACGCATTTGTTCCTGGTCCGGGATGGTCCATCACTCGGAGGGCGATATCAAGCGGTGATATTTGGCCGAAATGAAGGTATGCGCTTAAATATGATGTTGCCCGGGCTGTCGGATCATTATGGGTGGCCTCATACCGGTCGATAGTCCCGGAAAGAAATGCAGAGAGATAATGGTCTGCAGCGGTCTCTCCTCCGGGAAGGAACTGAGGAGAAGTATCATCAGTAACAGGTTCCTGGTTAAACTCGCGTTTTGTTGCGGACGAAATTTCCATGAATGGCTGATAGTCCGTCGATTCTACCTGCACATGCCGGGTGGTGAGGGGGTGCAGAAAGGCAGGCAGTTGTCGGGTAATTTTTGGCCTGAATGTTCCTGCCGACCATTCCTCTTTTGGTGAAGCAACCTGAACCGGTACGATCAGATTGGTCTCAACAACTACTACCTTACAGGGAACGGCATCAATGACCTTCTGCCTCCATTCCCGCTGAAGCCGGATCCAGCCCTGATCAGTAACTACCATGCAGGCATCGTCTGCTATCCGGGGAATGATATCAACCG comes from Methanospirillum hungatei and encodes:
- a CDS encoding deoxyribodipyrimidine photo-lyase — its product is MIQPERITSFNNQEPKGSYILYWMQSAVRTRFNHALEYAIERSNDLKKPLIVVFCLVRSYSEATPVHYRFLWEGLQDVNRSLSERGIGFQILSGSPVDIIPRIADDACMVVTDQGWIRLQREWRQKVIDAVPCKVVVVETNLIVPVQVASPKEEWSAGTFRPKITRQLPAFLHPLTTRHVQVESTDYQPFMEISSATKREFNQEPVTDDTSPQFLPGGETAADHYLSAFLSGTIDRYEATHNDPTARATSYLSAYLHFGQISPLDIALRVMDHPGPGTNAFLEQLIVRRELSHNFVWYNPRYDHYDGLPEWTRKTLGKHRMDSREYSYTLADFEQCRTHDTAWNAMQLSMIRTGYLHGYLRMYWGKKILEWTETPEEAYAVALSLNNRYELDGRDPNGFCGVAWCFGKHDRPWKERPIFGTIRFMNEAGLRRKFRLDGWVDRTLELYS